In the genome of Arachis hypogaea cultivar Tifrunner chromosome 9, arahy.Tifrunner.gnm2.J5K5, whole genome shotgun sequence, the window TGTTTAATTATTTCAGTAAGAAAAGTATGTATATATAATTACACATAGTAAGTTGTTTCACCCAAGTTAACGAGAAGttaatcatcatcataatcaacgCGTGTACTTACGGCTGGCATCGGTAAAGTAAGTTTGGACTCTACCCTAATTTTATTTgtgggttgagaatctctcatcTCTAACTCTATCAGCACCTTAAAATTCTAAATCATATCCTACCCAATTTTATccgtagaaaaataaaatttttttaaacaaatataaaatttaaccattccaaattttatacatattaataacataaaaaataaaaaattaagtttaaattaaaattaaaaacaataaaatcttaaaaaaatttaacataaaattacaaataatataattatcaactaatttaatgattattttaaatttttataagagaaagattGTGAGTTTAACACTCACTTTTTCACTACAtacataacttatatatattataatatattaagagTGCAAATAGAATAGGATAAGATATACTCTAAATTCGTATCATATCTTACCCGTAAGTAAATTTATatcctatcttattttatttacaatgaATAGAAAAGATAACCCTATCCAAATAAATTGGTCCATATTAGATATTCGCAAATAGAGTATACCTACGCATACTAGACATTATATAGCTTAGAATTTTTGTATAGCTAACTTGGGTATATAGCTTGGCTTTGACCGAGCTATGATATTTGGGCGGAGAGTATTGAATTAATGAGCAAAGTAGCATTTTAAGGCTTGCAGACGCCTGCGTATCATATGTGTCGTCatcatcaaaatatataaaacaacttATGCTTAACTATATTACTATTATTTTATTCAGATCAAAGTCAAAAGTAGCAGGTCAAAATATAATAAGATCcttatcatacatacatatatacttgTAGTTTGATCGTCGATCAATCAATTTCTCATGTGCTACTCAATTAACAACTGGATAGacgttaattataaatttagagtTGGCTTCATCAACACTGTATACCTTCTCAAGGTCGAATGATTATTTCGTTTACAAGTGTCCATGCATCAAATTCGATTTGCATATCTGTGAAATTTATCTAAATCCGACTCGAAAATTACGGATGGATTTAACCTGTAAGATTTTTAGATTGGATCGAATTCGTACACTTGTCAGATCGGATTGTAgattttgtgttggtatccgcaTATCTGCGTATccgtaaaaataaagaaataaataagcaaatattctttttatattttatttcaactaataattatcatatatgttgtattattttaatttattattcaaaaaaagtatgtttaatattattttaagagtaaacatatttaaaagaataaaaaaataaattttattgattttttttaacaaaaatatacttttaaaaatatttttgcgttttgcggatatatccgatatccgatccgattgcAGATTGGATCTAACCTTAAAAACTGTGGATATTGGATTCGATCTAATCCGAAAATTTTAGTGCGAATCGGATTgaaattttggccatatccgatccgatctgatccgtATTCACCCTATTTTCGTTATTTAGTAGTGATGATGTGCCACGTGGTCACAAGATCAAAGGAATGTTTTCTTGTTACAGTTTCTCGTCTACATCGTAAACCAATTTTATACTGTATATTTTGAAGTATTTATCTTGCACATGTATTTCAATTTACAAGATGGTAATAATGTTTCAAATGTTAAATAATAACTTGATATATGTCTTGATTTTCAAAGACTAGTCGGAGTCAAATCTACCTAAATTTGGTTAACGACctaagcaaaaaataaataaaatcgtaTTGACAGTTCCTTTATGGTCACTAAAAATAGCATAGGAATCTATGACGACGAAAGCAACTACACGAAATCATTATTAGGTATTAACCTTCTTTCTTTTGTTCAAAGTTGGAATTATTAATTATGTTGATCAAAGTACATCCATGCATGATAATTAtaaggatatatgtatgtatgtatgtatgtagttGATATTAtaaggatatatgtatgtatgaagaCGATATACATTCCTTATCTATCTACATACTTTTAATATCACAACATTTCTTGCGTGCTATGGCTGCATGCGCGCGCAAGCAATTAAGCCGTCAAATGCTGCATGTCAATTGTCAAAGCATATTCTTACGCGTAATCATAAGCCATGAAAATACTATATAATACCGTGCATAACCAATGTCCCTATCATCAATTCATATCAAACATACAAGCTAGCATTTCCAATTTCATATTATATCATCATATTATTctccatatataatatatatgagaATAATCACACCATGGGTCCTACAGTTCTTAGGAATTTTGTTCCTAAATGTTCTTGTCACTATCCAGGCTTTGAGGAATTACAAGTttgtggtatatatatatatatatatatatatatatatgcttataATTAATTAACTAGATTCTTACTTAATTAAGTCATATATATAATTAGCATTATTGCATCTCATAATGAGGAATGTTAGtgccagcagattttgtgagttGTAGCCATCAATCAGTtaaatttggatcttctaaagtttaaatttcactttagagagtaaagtgtgatcttctacctttgaatagtttttctttcatatttatttttggtcccacctatgaaattaatgctgagagatcacactttactctctaaagtgaaatttaaattttagaacatCCAAATCCAGtatatttaatggtgtgagatttcatctaataacAGAGAATCACTCATTTTTTTTACTGGCTAAGTGTTgtccaaattttaataaatttgctGGCCCTAGACTTTCCGTTTCATAAcatataacaaattaaattatattgcaGGTGAGAGATGCTTCCTTCACAAAACTTTGCAGCACAAAGAATATCTTAACAGTAAATGGAGAATTTCCAGGGCCAACATTGTATGTTACGAAAGGAGAAAGCATAATTGTTGATGTGTATAACAGAGCTAACTATAACATCACCATTCACTGGCATGGAGTGAACCAACCAAGATATCCATGGTCTGATGGCCCTGAATTCATTACTCAGTGTCCCATTCAACCTGGTGCTATGTTCTCTCAAAAGGTTATCTTTTCTGAAGAGGAAGGCACACTTTGGTGGCATGCTCATAGTGATTGGTCTCGTGCTACTGTTCATGGTGCTATTGTCATTCAACCCAAGCCTGGACATACATATCCATTTCCAAAGCCAGATAGAGAGGTTCCAATGATATTAGGTGAATGGTGGAAGCAAGATGTTGTCAAAGTTTTTGATGATCTTGTTTCAACTGGAGCAGATGCTGCCATCTCTGATTCTTACACTATCAATGGTCAACCTGGTGATCTTCATCCATGTTCTGCCAATGGTATTGCTCTCTGCTTTTTGAGTTTTTTCTATTTATGACTCTCTCTTTtactaatttaatttgtttgtttaatGCAGAGACCTTCAAACTAAATGTGGAATATGGCAAGACTTATCTTCTGAGAATGATCAATGCTGCAATGCAAGACCTTCTCTTCTTTGCAATTGCTAAACATCAATTGACAGTGGTGGGAAGCGATGGAAGCTATGTGAAACCATTCAAAGTGGATTACATAACAATATCACCAGGTCAAACCATGGATGTGTTGGTTCAAGCTAATCAACCTTTGGATCAATATTACATGGCTGCCAAAGCCTATTCAAGTGCTTTCAATGTTAGATTTGATAACACAACAACCACTGCTATTCTTCAATACAAGAAGGGAATAAGCACTCCTCACATGCCTTCACTTCCATCTTTCAATGACACCaattcctctgtcaacatcataACTCAAATGAGAAGCTTGGCAGATGAAGCACATCCAATTAACGTGCCATTGAACATAACAACCAATCTGTTCTACACAGTTTCAGTTAACTCATTACCATGTCCAAATGCTACAATCTGCAAAGGCCCTCGTGGAAATAACCGATTTGCAGCAAGCATGAACAACATCAGCTTCCAATTTCTACCAAAAAATAACAACGTTAACATCTTGCAGGCTTATTATAACAATATCAGTGGTGTGTTCACTGAAAATTTTCCAGATGTTCCACCACTACTATTTAATTTCACTGCTTCCAATTTGTCCACATTTCTTAGAACTCCATCGGTAGATACAGAGGTGAAGGTGGTTGAGTATGGGTCCACGGTGGAGCTTGTTCTTCAAGGAACTAATTTGCTGGCTGGTACTGAGCATCCAATGCACTTTCATGGTCATAGTTTCTACGTAGTTGGATGGGGATTTGGAAATTATAACAAAGACAAAGATCCTTTCACATATAATCTCGTTGATCCTCCTTATCAGAATACAGTGGCTGTACCTAAAAATGGTTGGGTAGCCATAAGATTTCAGGCCAAAAATCCAGGTAGAAATTAAATTACTTATTGCTGATTATTACTTTGATTTCTGTATgttcatttttaattaatttgttttttgaATAATCAGGTGTATGGTTCATGCACTGTCATTTAGAGCGACATGTAAGTTGGGGCATGGCTATGACTTTCATCGTCAAAAATGGTAACAATCCTGGACAACAAATGCTGCCAACCCCTCCAGACATGCCACCCTGCAACTAATTCCAATGAATTACGTTACAAatacattaaaatcagttattagtataaaatatatgttagaatataaatatatattaaaaataaatttaaccacatatacacaaatatattagtatttgattttaatgactaattttaatgtataaataacattttttaattcGAATTAATATATACACATTTACATCATCTAACttcattcttttattaattattcatTCATTCCTAGTTACGTTGTTGTTCTTTAATTTGCTCTAGTTatgttttaagaataaaaatatcatCAAAATTGTATAGATTATGTATGCTACTTCTTTAATTTGATTATCCGAAGATATAAAATGATTCTGAATGTATGTAATTATATATAGTAATAGAAATGtttggaaattaaaataaattaataaaaaaataatcaaaacttattttatttagtatttattaattattacaataattaataaatattaaataaaataaattttttttttatcttttttctaactactaaacttaaTATTCCCGTCTCAATTTCTAAAAACAACGGCTATCTATATGTGTGTTGATTTTAATCAATTCCCCAACTTTTTACAAACGCACTTGTCACTACCATCCCAGTCACACATGCAACATCAAGCCATAGTAAATTACCaacaaataaatgaaaaaattctCTAAGGTGAAAACATTAATAGagtaaattttctaaaataaggAAATCGATAAAGTAATAAAATGAGAATATTAgtcattattaaatttataatttctatcaTTTATAAAttacaatattttaatttaagaacAAATCCAAATAAATTACTACtaaaaattctcaaaaaaataaaaaagagtgctatgcaaagaaaaactgaaaaagtaaaaaaatcttATACTCTACAGAATTTTATTTAGGTGGCTACTCCAATAAAGATTTAATGATTGTCATTATGCGAAGATATATTATTTTGACCATTAGATGATAGATTGTAGgacttaattttatttaaagtaaaagtgttacctttatttaaaatgttacaaaataaataagttacaatttttaaataaaaatcatcatGAAAAGATGTTTTTGGTATTTTTATGCGAGTAACTTTTATTGGTATCTAGCATAACCCATATCACTCTTCTATGAGttctatcattattattattgcaacCTCCACCACAGACCTAGTAATAAGATTATTACTACTATTGGGTCCTAATTCTCATTAGACATCATAAAGAGCTACTTTCACAAACTCGCCATATCATATATTAAAGTATTTAATGTACTCAAATATTACAGGCCAGGGTTACTGCATATGCACGGCATAACTAGTCAACAATATTAATTACACCCCATGTACAACTAACCATGTctttaaacaaagaagaagaagaatgaaaatatagaaaatgaaactAAAGGTCACATCACAAAACTATACTATatgaaaaactaattaaaatagctataacttaattaaataaatttgtaACACATTAATTATGCTGGGGACCTGAGCCACCGCTAAGTCCCGGCCGTCCATCGCCAACAGGTCGCCGCCTTGCAGCCAAACTTGAAtcctaaacaaaatataaaacttcttaattagtattataaaaaatattgatataaaacTTCTTAATTCGTATTATAAAAACATtgtcaaaaaagat includes:
- the LOC112709608 gene encoding laccase-15-like → MRIITPWVLQFLGILFLNVLVTIQALRNYKFVVRDASFTKLCSTKNILTVNGEFPGPTLYVTKGESIIVDVYNRANYNITIHWHGVNQPRYPWSDGPEFITQCPIQPGAMFSQKVIFSEEEGTLWWHAHSDWSRATVHGAIVIQPKPGHTYPFPKPDREVPMILGEWWKQDVVKVFDDLVSTGADAAISDSYTINGQPGDLHPCSANETFKLNVEYGKTYLLRMINAAMQDLLFFAIAKHQLTVVGSDGSYVKPFKVDYITISPGQTMDVLVQANQPLDQYYMAAKAYSSAFNVRFDNTTTTAILQYKKGISTPHMPSLPSFNDTNSSVNIITQMRSLADEAHPINVPLNITTNLFYTVSVNSLPCPNATICKGPRGNNRFAASMNNISFQFLPKNNNVNILQAYYNNISGVFTENFPDVPPLLFNFTASNLSTFLRTPSVDTEVKVVEYGSTVELVLQGTNLLAGTEHPMHFHGHSFYVVGWGFGNYNKDKDPFTYNLVDPPYQNTVAVPKNGWVAIRFQAKNPGVWFMHCHLERHVSWGMAMTFIVKNGNNPGQQMLPTPPDMPPCN